The window CCTATTTCATAACATTGGAAGAGTAATGCAAAACGAATATAAAGCTTTTTACCATAACCATTTTACACAAGCACGCTATAAACAGTATCAAAAAGAGTTTCAAGAGCAATCAGGGAAATTGTATAGCCTCTCAACAGCGCCTTATTTTTTAAAGTCACCCATAGCCTCAAAAATTAGAGAGACGATTTTACCCACACTCATCAAGCTTTTAAGCTCTAAAGCGTATCAAGAGAGTGTGTATAGGCGAGGATGGTTTTTGCCTAAAGTGGAGGTAACTAAAGAAGATTTTGTGGGGTGTGCAGACTTTCACATCAATGGGGATGAGGTTAAATTGATCGAACTGAACTTCTTTTTACCAGGGCATATAGGCTTTGTAGAGCTTTTTCCCAAACTTTTCTCGAAAAACTTTGACTACCCTTTTGAAATTTTTGCCGATGGCTTTGAGCAGAAGTTAGCCAACTTTCTCAAACAAAGATTTTCAGGTACTAAAATTGCCTTGGCGGTCAACCATTTGGGCTTAAGCGTTCACTACTTTGAGCACTATAAGTATCTTGAAAAGAGTTTGAACAAGCATGGTATAGACGTTAAAGTGGTTTATGCCAAAGATGCGGAGGTTTCTTCATCGAATAAACCCATGTGGGACAATGAAGAGTTTGATGGTGTCTTTAACATCGTCATCCCACGCATTTGGGAACATAATAGCGATGTTTTTGTGAATTACACGAAACTCTATGAAAAGGCATCCGATCTCTTTTTCCCCAATCCTTGGTGCTGGACGATTGGCGATAAACGCTTTTTGACGTTACTGCCTCAGCTCAAAGTGGGCGATTTTGGATTAGATGCGCAGGATGTCGAAATTTTAAAAAGCATCACCCTCAAGACGCGGTTAATGAGCGAGTTTAAAAGCATTCAAGAGATATGCAATGCTTTCAAAGATGAAAAGCATCTAGTACTCAAACCGATTGACAATTTTCATACCCAAGGCGTTTACATCCAACCTTCATTAGAACTCATGGAAGAAGTTTTTCACAAAGATGCTAACCGATATGTTGTGCAAGAGCTTTTTAATGCAGAAGAATTTTACTACGAAGATGAAAATTCAAAGCCTATCAGGCCTTGGAGAGCACAACTCAGATCTGAATTTTTTGATGGGGAATTTTCCAATTTTAGAGCTTACGGCTATAGTGATCCCTTTGGACTAAGCCCGATGATGCCGGTTGTTGTCAAAGACGCATAGATGCCAAAGCGTTTTTTAAAAACGGAGCCTTTTTATTACAGTCAAAAATACGCCTTAAAATACGGATGTGACCTTGCCATCCCCAGTTGGTCAGCACTAGGAACGATGGTCGTTTATACACGGTTGATCGAGGCTTTTTCACTCCGCCTTGGAAGGCCTCTTAAGATTTTAACAGCACCTCATTATTACACAGAGGAGAGCATAGCTTTAAATGAACGTCACTATCCCCTTTTGGATGAAAATCCTTATATAAAAGAGATCGTGAACGCTGATGCGATTGACCTGAAAATCATGCGACACATCGCACGCGAGATCGATAATTTCCCTCAACTTGGTCACATCACCGAAAACATCTGCGCGCCTTGGGGATTGAAACCTCGAAAATTACACGGAGATTTGTACCTCACCAAAGAAGAAAAACAGACGGCTCTTGAAATGTTAAGCCATTTACCTCGTCCCATTGTTGCGCTTTGTCCGTATGGCAATTCTGCTCCTTTAAAGCAGAGCGATTGGTATGAAAAAAAGTGGTTGATTCTTATTGAAAAGCTTAAAAGTAAGGTGAGTTTTTTTCAAGTAGGACACGATAAATTTAACCATAAAGCATTGCCCCTTTTCACACCCGAACACACAACCGTACGAGAGATGATGGCGCTGATCTGGGCATGCGATGTGTATGTCGGGTTCGATACGGGTCCATCACACATTGCAGCAGCTTTTGAGAAACCCACACTGGTCATTTGGGATGCAGTGAGAAAAGCAAAACTGGAAGAGGCAAAAGAGCGCGGATACTCCCTCGCAACACTTGGACGCTGGACATATCCGCGCACAAAAAACGTAACGCTATTGGGTGAGCGAGAAAACGAAGCGGTTGACTGGATCGTTGATTTTATTGTAACGGAATGTGTGAAGTTTGACCGAAAAAAATAGGAAAAGCGATGGGAGTATAAGCTAGATAATACTTTATATGTAAAGATAAAATATGACAAAAGAGTTAAAAATTTAGCCCTGACCCCTTTTTAGTTTTGTGTATTTTTCCACAAACTCAAAACCTTTTTTATTAATAAATTTTATCGCCACGACAATGAAGAGCAAGATAAAACCATTCAACAATGCCCCAAAGAAACATTTTTAAAAAATAACTCTAAAATATCCATAGTTGTTTAACCTCGCTTTTTATTATTGGAATTCTCTATACACGTAGTGTAATTTGTAGCCATTGCCAAAATCTTTTATACCATTTTTATCAGTTGCGTTCAAATTGAGTGTGAATTCTTGAACCGAAATAATTGGCTCAATTTTTTTGCAACTTTTTTTATTATACTCTTCAAAAACAAGGGCGTTTTGATCTTTTGCATTATAAAGTTTTACAGTACATGTAGCATCACCATTATCTTTTGCAAGACAATCTAATGTTGGGTAGTCATTAATTAAAACTGTTTGACTGTAAGGTTTAGAATCTCTCTCACCATTATCACAATTATAATAATACATCTTTGTTGCCGAGCCTGTTCCGCCACCTTTTGTTGAAGAAGGTCTTTCTGAAGAAAAAATGACGCTAGAACCTGCAATCAGCTCTCCATTCTTTTCAAGCTGGAACCTGAATGTATATTGATCTTTTGGCAAATCTCTTGGATCCATTAAAACATAATCGATTTTTGTCTCTGCAAAAGAAAGAGAGGCTATGAGCGCTGACGAGAGGAGGGCAATTTTATTTAAGTTCATTTGTGATCCTATCTTTAAAATAACCATATTATACAAAAATAATATTTATTATTTCAGTTGGAACCTATTGACATGTGAAAATAAAGGGGGGCAGGACTAAACTTTTAACTTTTTACATGTAAACCTTTTTAAGCCACAAAAACTATACATGTAAAGATAAAAAAGAATGGCAAAACTCATAAAAACAACTATTAACTTTTTAATTCTGTGACGCAAACTGTGACGCGGGTGTATTAGAATTTAAAGTATGGGGATCATCTAAAGAAGCAAAAAGATCGTATGAGTGAATTTTTGTGAGTGGATGAGGATTTGTTAAAGATTTGGTAAGTGGCTTGGAAGCCCTAAAATACGTGGTGGAGTGTAGGGGGATCGAACCCCTGACCTTCGCACTGCCAGCGCGACGCTCTCCCAGCTGAGCTAACACCCCATTTGAAGAAGAGGTATTTTACCAAGAGAAACTTAAAGATTGGCTCTTATGCGGCATAGTTTCTCTGTTTTTCTGCCTTAATGATGGCATAGGCTTCTTGAATTTGCTGAAATTTTACTGTAGAATTTTTGAGAGTATTTTCGTCTTTAGGTACGATGCTATCGGGATGAAATGTCTTTGCGAGAGCGAGATATTTTTGGCGGATGCTCTCTAAACTTTCTGCTTCATCGGCATTGAGTAAACGATAGGGATTATGACCTATTGTTGGAATGTGCCGTGTGTGTTGTTTGAGCTTTTTTTTCACAAGCTTGATAGGCTTTTGAGACGCTAGGAGAAGCTTTTGTAAAAAAGAAGCATTGTGCGTTTTAGAAGTGAAAGCGCAGGTGTGATACAAAGCGTTCAAAAAAGCTTTACGCCTTTGGTTATGCTCTGGTATGTCAAAGTTGATGAGTGTTTCATTGACCCAAAAAGAACGCCCAATGACATGTGCCAATACACGGCTTACATGTAAATAGTGTGATGAGTTTTCTGCAGCATAAATGGTAATACAATCAGATGTGAGATGCAGTTTCATATTTGCTCCTTTGATAAAGGATTAAAGCAAAATCAATTCCTCTTCTAAAATGCCTTTTTTTCGTCATTGTTAACACTTTTTTAATATTCTTTAAGTTATATTTGCAGGCAGTACATGTGACATTTATTTTAAAATATAAAATGCCTTGAAGATAGAAAGGAGATTATGTGAGTAAACGAGTAATTTTAGTCGATGATTCTAAAACAATTCTCGCAACAGCGCAAATGGCATTGGAGGAGTTGGTCACTAAAGGACTTATCCAGTTTGCTACTTATCTCAATCCCGCCGAATTACGCGATGCACTTTTAAGCGGTAATGAAGATTATGACTTGCTGATTAGCGACATTAATATGGCGCAGATGAGTGGTCTTGATCTTGCCGAAGAGCTTAAAAGCCATGAAAAATTCAAAAACAGACCTATTTTAATTCTTACAACAGAGAGTTCACCTGAAATGAAAGCGCGTGGTAAAGCCATTGGCGTTACAGGTTGGATGGTAAAACCTTTCAGCGATGACAAACTTGTCAAAGCGATCAACATGGTATTGGGGTTATAAACAATGGAACCAAGCAAACGTGAGCGAGCGAGCAATCGCTTTTTGACCTTTTACTTAGAAGATGAAGTGTATGGTGTGCATATTTCGGATGTCAAAGAGATCATCGCGATGATGAAAACGACACCCGTTCCAAAAACACCCAAGTTTATTCACGGCGTGATGAATTTAAGAGGTAACATTATCCCTGTTGTGGATATGCGTCTTAAATTTGATATGCCTTCAATTCCTCCACATATGTACACGGCGATTGTTATCATCAAATTGGGCGAGAAGCTTATTGGTTTTATTGTTGATAAAGTCGAAGAGGTCATTAATGTGGATGATGAACATTTAAGTTTACCTCCCGAATTTGGAGGGCATATTGATACTAAATTTATTAAAAATATGGCG is drawn from Sulfurospirillum arsenophilum NBRC 109478 and contains these coding sequences:
- a CDS encoding glycosyltransferase family 9 protein, which encodes MPKRFLKTEPFYYSQKYALKYGCDLAIPSWSALGTMVVYTRLIEAFSLRLGRPLKILTAPHYYTEESIALNERHYPLLDENPYIKEIVNADAIDLKIMRHIAREIDNFPQLGHITENICAPWGLKPRKLHGDLYLTKEEKQTALEMLSHLPRPIVALCPYGNSAPLKQSDWYEKKWLILIEKLKSKVSFFQVGHDKFNHKALPLFTPEHTTVREMMALIWACDVYVGFDTGPSHIAAAFEKPTLVIWDAVRKAKLEEAKERGYSLATLGRWTYPRTKNVTLLGERENEAVDWIVDFIVTECVKFDRKK
- a CDS encoding response regulator; translated protein: MSKRVILVDDSKTILATAQMALEELVTKGLIQFATYLNPAELRDALLSGNEDYDLLISDINMAQMSGLDLAEELKSHEKFKNRPILILTTESSPEMKARGKAIGVTGWMVKPFSDDKLVKAINMVLGL
- a CDS encoding chemotaxis protein CheW, coding for MEPSKRERASNRFLTFYLEDEVYGVHISDVKEIIAMMKTTPVPKTPKFIHGVMNLRGNIIPVVDMRLKFDMPSIPPHMYTAIVIIKLGEKLIGFIVDKVEEVINVDDEHLSLPPEFGGHIDTKFIKNMAQYKQKVVMILDLLALFGEEELNMVQNLSKTASDKAKEQ
- a CDS encoding J domain-containing protein, which codes for MKLHLTSDCITIYAAENSSHYLHVSRVLAHVIGRSFWVNETLINFDIPEHNQRRKAFLNALYHTCAFTSKTHNASFLQKLLLASQKPIKLVKKKLKQHTRHIPTIGHNPYRLLNADEAESLESIRQKYLALAKTFHPDSIVPKDENTLKNSTVKFQQIQEAYAIIKAEKQRNYAA